From the Desulfosarcina sp. BuS5 genome, one window contains:
- a CDS encoding DnaJ C-terminal domain-containing protein, which translates to MPETDYYKILGVSKKDSDDDIKKAYRKLAMKYHPDHTKGDKKAEEKFKEISEAYAVLSDKEKRSQYDEFGTSGFHQRYSQEDIFRGFDFSNIFNEFGFGGRNGGVRFSFGGNSPFGSCPKHQRQAQIKGSDLVYELHLTLQEVAEGTRKTVAIQHQGRSEKISIKVPKGMITGKKIRLAGKGEQSPYGGPPGDLYIQSNVMNDPVFDVDEYDLYVNRDIKLSEALLGTSIAVPTIVNKQLNIKIPPGTDHKTKMRLRGHGLPHMQGNGKGDLYVHLHVKTPKQLSGEQRKLVKKLAEAGL; encoded by the coding sequence ATGCCCGAAACGGATTATTATAAAATATTAGGTGTTAGCAAAAAAGATTCTGACGATGATATTAAAAAGGCTTACAGAAAGCTGGCAATGAAGTATCATCCTGATCATACTAAAGGGGATAAAAAAGCCGAAGAGAAATTTAAAGAGATCAGCGAAGCGTATGCAGTCTTAAGTGATAAAGAAAAACGCAGTCAATATGATGAATTCGGCACATCTGGTTTTCATCAGCGTTATTCACAGGAAGACATATTTAGGGGATTCGATTTTTCTAATATTTTTAATGAATTCGGCTTTGGCGGACGAAATGGCGGGGTTAGATTTTCATTCGGTGGCAATTCTCCCTTTGGTTCCTGTCCAAAACATCAGCGCCAAGCTCAAATTAAAGGATCTGATCTGGTTTATGAATTGCATTTAACGCTTCAGGAAGTTGCGGAAGGAACAAGAAAAACAGTTGCTATCCAGCACCAGGGGCGCTCTGAAAAAATATCGATAAAAGTACCCAAGGGCATGATCACCGGGAAAAAAATCCGGCTCGCGGGCAAAGGCGAACAGAGTCCGTATGGCGGACCTCCCGGAGATCTTTATATACAGTCAAATGTTATGAATGATCCTGTTTTTGATGTTGATGAATACGATCTTTATGTTAACCGGGACATTAAGTTAAGTGAAGCTCTGCTTGGCACGAGCATAGCTGTACCAACAATTGTTAATAAACAATTAAACATTAAAATCCCTCCGGGAACTGATCATAAAACAAAAATGCGCCTTAGAGGTCATGGCCTTCCCCATATGCAGGGTAATGGTAAAGGCGACCTTTATGTTCATTTGCACGTAAAAACTCCGAAACAACTCTCAGGAGAACAAAGAAAGTTGGTAAAAAAACTTGCGGAAGCAGGGTTGTAA
- the hpt gene encoding hypoxanthine phosphoribosyltransferase — MPELIPALKQDEILKMVSSAAQRISLEYYDKEPVLIGVLKGSFVFLSDLVRHLSIPVKIDFIAVSSYGSSVSSSEEIRLTKHHDIEIKDRDILIVEDIIDTGLTISFIINYLQSFHPKSIKICTLIDKHERRKVNINIDFKCHVVKNGFFVGYGLDFAEKFRELPDIYKLNFNQRSIS; from the coding sequence ATGCCGGAATTAATTCCCGCCCTTAAACAGGATGAAATCCTTAAAATGGTGTCATCTGCTGCTCAAAGGATTTCGTTAGAATATTATGACAAAGAACCTGTATTGATAGGTGTTTTAAAAGGTTCATTTGTTTTTTTATCCGACCTTGTACGGCATCTCTCTATTCCTGTTAAAATTGATTTTATCGCTGTTTCCAGCTATGGCTCCAGCGTTTCATCATCCGAAGAAATCCGTTTAACGAAACATCATGATATCGAAATAAAAGACAGAGATATACTGATTGTTGAAGATATAATTGATACAGGTTTAACCATATCTTTCATAATTAATTATTTACAATCATTTCATCCTAAAAGTATTAAAATTTGCACATTAATAGATAAGCATGAACGCCGAAAAGTTAATATCAATATAGATTTTAAATGCCATGTCGTGAAAAATGGCTTTTTTGTTGGTTATGGCCTGGATTTTGCAGAAAAGTTCAGGGAATTACCTGATATTTATAAATTGAATTTTAACCAGCGGAGTATCTCATGA
- a CDS encoding zinc-ribbon domain-containing protein has product MIITCKECNTSFNLDANLIKEGGSKVRCSICKDIFLAYPSASARMPDTDENYSSDSETDKNHSADDESNENLQSSYHEERFNETDEGTAVSDTGIESDLQNEDFPMTIESSTADVAAGSEIFGEGETGIATEPEEKAEELSLDLDFNMEEPDEIPGDIELELDLDIEDTLTDEPDKDEIDMPDAFAEDAKEEAEIESNLALESEEMPEEMKEPDEPVLNLELESGETAQGKTAKEQDKLSLDMDLGLDEENREEPDEIPGDIELELDLDIEDTLTDEPDKDEIDMPDAFAEDAKEEAGIESNLALESEEMPEEMKEPDEPVLNLELESDVTAPGKTEEVSDNIELDLEFHEEQDGYDSSKEEIADHDEIDLSDIENMLDLESGMDLDEGDDEEIEDIDLKLDMNVEEENSSETCTDADEVDSLDLEDLEQMLGGAEESDAADEGEEVEIDLGMDSDVEDIAENGESIDATLSLNLEEIENMLDMDDTPNQDMESEEATGEIDLELYEYDDEKQNVEDRKSEEKFDVTMEVDEPDAGTALDETPSGGGDKMSETIKLEFDLDESDKADLYKKYAHDEEDSAEHDKAEAVTADTKSTSDQAVEAEAAAGTDAARKKRVNKPALVLLILVLFSGGTYGAYTLMESRGIKIPYASDFFKSGINSTVKKVADLPYIRDMFKDEKKDTTGALKITPIENTITGKYFSNTKAGEIFVIKGKVRNDYDHPRSFIRVKANLFSKGGVLSKTGIVYCGNMLSDIDIENLDLNTIGKRLMNRNGDRKSNVNLKQGATIPFMVVFSDLPENMNMFNVEAEGSVP; this is encoded by the coding sequence ATGATTATCACCTGTAAAGAATGCAATACCAGTTTCAATCTTGATGCAAATCTTATTAAGGAGGGTGGCTCTAAAGTAAGATGTTCTATATGTAAAGATATTTTTCTGGCATATCCTTCTGCGTCTGCCAGGATGCCGGATACGGATGAAAATTATTCTTCTGATTCTGAAACCGATAAAAATCATTCAGCAGATGACGAATCAAACGAGAATCTGCAATCATCTTACCATGAAGAACGATTCAATGAGACTGATGAAGGCACAGCAGTTTCCGACACGGGAATCGAGTCTGATCTCCAGAATGAAGATTTTCCAATGACTATTGAATCTTCAACGGCTGATGTTGCGGCTGGCTCTGAAATATTTGGGGAAGGGGAGACCGGCATTGCAACGGAACCCGAAGAAAAAGCCGAAGAGCTCTCTCTTGATCTCGACTTTAATATGGAAGAGCCTGATGAAATTCCTGGAGATATTGAGCTGGAACTTGACCTGGATATCGAAGATACTTTGACGGATGAACCGGATAAAGATGAAATAGATATGCCGGATGCTTTTGCAGAAGATGCCAAGGAGGAGGCAGAGATTGAATCAAACCTTGCCCTTGAATCTGAAGAGATGCCTGAAGAAATGAAAGAACCGGATGAACCGGTTTTAAATCTCGAGCTTGAATCTGGTGAAACGGCCCAGGGTAAAACTGCGAAGGAGCAGGACAAACTATCTTTAGACATGGATCTTGGCCTGGATGAAGAAAACAGGGAAGAGCCTGATGAAATTCCTGGAGATATTGAGCTGGAACTTGACCTGGATATCGAAGATACTTTGACGGATGAACCGGATAAAGATGAAATAGATATGCCGGATGCTTTTGCAGAAGATGCCAAGGAGGAGGCAGGGATTGAATCAAACCTTGCCCTTGAATCTGAAGAGATGCCTGAAGAAATGAAAGAACCGGATGAACCGGTTTTAAATCTCGAGCTTGAATCTGATGTAACGGCCCCGGGTAAAACAGAAGAAGTTTCGGATAATATTGAGCTTGACTTGGAGTTTCATGAAGAACAAGATGGTTATGATAGTAGCAAAGAAGAGATAGCAGATCACGATGAAATTGATTTGTCGGATATAGAAAATATGCTTGATCTGGAAAGTGGAATGGATCTTGACGAAGGGGACGATGAGGAGATAGAAGATATTGATCTGAAATTGGACATGAATGTTGAAGAAGAAAATTCTTCTGAAACCTGTACTGATGCAGATGAGGTTGATTCCCTCGATTTAGAAGATTTGGAGCAGATGCTTGGCGGTGCTGAGGAATCGGATGCAGCAGATGAAGGTGAAGAGGTCGAAATAGATCTCGGGATGGATTCCGATGTAGAAGATATAGCGGAAAATGGGGAGTCTATTGATGCCACCCTGTCTCTGAATCTGGAAGAGATCGAAAACATGCTTGATATGGATGATACGCCGAACCAGGACATGGAATCAGAAGAAGCAACCGGAGAAATAGATCTTGAACTATATGAATATGATGATGAAAAACAGAATGTTGAAGATCGAAAATCTGAAGAAAAATTTGATGTGACTATGGAAGTCGACGAGCCGGATGCTGGGACGGCCCTTGATGAAACACCATCAGGCGGTGGCGATAAGATGTCCGAAACCATAAAACTGGAATTTGATCTCGATGAAAGCGACAAAGCGGATTTATATAAAAAATATGCTCATGATGAAGAAGATTCTGCCGAACATGATAAAGCTGAAGCCGTTACAGCAGATACCAAATCCACGTCGGATCAGGCTGTTGAAGCTGAAGCAGCCGCTGGAACAGATGCTGCCCGGAAAAAAAGAGTCAACAAACCTGCTCTTGTATTATTGATTTTGGTTTTATTTTCAGGGGGTACTTATGGCGCTTATACCCTGATGGAGAGCAGGGGAATAAAAATACCTTATGCAAGCGATTTTTTCAAATCCGGAATTAATTCAACAGTAAAAAAAGTCGCTGATCTGCCTTATATAAGAGACATGTTTAAGGATGAAAAAAAAGATACTACCGGCGCACTGAAAATTACCCCTATTGAAAACACAATTACCGGTAAATATTTTAGTAACACCAAGGCTGGAGAGATTTTTGTAATAAAAGGCAAGGTCAGAAATGATTACGATCATCCACGAAGTTTTATCAGGGTAAAAGCAAACCTGTTCTCAAAAGGCGGGGTTCTTTCTAAAACCGGGATAGTCTACTGCGGGAATATGCTCTCTGATATTGATATTGAAAATCTTGATTTAAATACCATCGGGAAACGGCTGATGAACCGTAATGGCGACCGCAAATCGAATGTTAATTTAAAGCAAGGCGCAACGATTCCTTTTATGGTAGTTTTTTCCGACTTGCCTGAGAACATGAATATGTTTAATGTTGAAGCCGAAGGATCTGTTCCATAA
- a CDS encoding J-domain-containing protein encodes MITGFEKIVEERIRKAQKKGLFKNLPGSGKPISESKKEPSIPNDLHLAYKILKNADCLPPEIELKKKIQQTEDLLAGIEDAAEKYRTLKKLNYLIMKLNVTFNRSVTTEVPQQYATGIMERFGD; translated from the coding sequence ATGATAACCGGTTTTGAAAAGATAGTTGAAGAGCGTATACGGAAAGCCCAAAAAAAAGGGCTGTTTAAAAACCTTCCCGGCTCCGGAAAGCCTATTTCAGAATCGAAAAAGGAACCTTCCATTCCCAATGATCTCCATCTAGCCTACAAAATATTAAAAAACGCTGACTGCCTACCACCGGAAATAGAATTAAAAAAGAAGATTCAACAAACCGAAGACCTGCTGGCCGGTATTGAAGATGCGGCTGAAAAATACCGTACTTTAAAAAAATTGAATTATCTTATAATGAAACTCAATGTAACATTTAACAGATCTGTTACAACTGAAGTGCCGCAGCAGTATGCAACCGGTATTATGGAACGGTTTGGAGACTGA
- a CDS encoding D-alanine--D-alanine ligase family protein → MKKLNIALLSGGVSSEREISIKSGDQVYAAFNREKYRVTKYDPKTDLNRLVADAPGIDAAFIAMHGSMGEDGTIQGLLDLLDIPYQCSGVLGSAMAMNKLVAKQRYESSGIPVPPYIVIDSSVAIDPDDCAARLGLPIIVKPVAGGSSLGMSKVHKKNSLQNAVDSALEHDDMVLLESNIEGIELTVGIIGSTTLDALPVIEIIPDKQFDFFDHTAKYLKGATREICPARIDAALAEKAQSYAKAAHNALFCSGYSRTDMILREKDIYLLETNTIPGMTSTSLFPLAAGKAGLSFDKLLDLLIELGIEDHKKKQRRDKEII, encoded by the coding sequence ATGAAAAAGCTTAATATCGCTCTGCTCTCCGGAGGAGTATCTTCAGAACGTGAAATATCAATTAAAAGCGGTGACCAGGTCTATGCGGCTTTTAACAGGGAAAAATACAGAGTCACAAAATATGACCCTAAAACCGATCTTAACCGGCTCGTAGCGGATGCGCCGGGAATAGACGCGGCTTTTATAGCGATGCACGGCTCTATGGGTGAAGACGGGACTATTCAGGGGTTGCTGGATCTTCTCGATATTCCTTATCAGTGCTCAGGCGTCCTTGGAAGCGCTATGGCCATGAATAAGCTTGTTGCAAAACAACGTTATGAAAGTTCCGGCATACCTGTGCCGCCCTATATTGTCATTGACAGCAGCGTTGCAATCGATCCTGATGACTGTGCAGCACGGCTGGGGTTGCCTATTATAGTTAAACCTGTTGCCGGCGGTTCAAGTTTAGGAATGAGCAAGGTTCATAAAAAGAACTCCCTGCAAAACGCAGTTGACAGTGCCCTTGAGCATGATGACATGGTTCTGCTGGAATCTAATATCGAGGGAATTGAGCTGACAGTCGGCATTATCGGCAGCACAACTCTTGATGCGCTGCCTGTTATAGAAATAATTCCTGACAAGCAGTTTGATTTTTTTGATCATACGGCAAAATATTTAAAAGGTGCTACCCGTGAGATATGTCCTGCACGAATAGATGCTGCTTTGGCTGAAAAGGCTCAATCATATGCAAAAGCAGCACACAATGCGCTTTTTTGCAGCGGATATAGCAGAACAGATATGATCTTGCGGGAAAAAGATATTTATCTTCTTGAGACCAACACTATCCCCGGTATGACTTCCACAAGCCTTTTTCCGCTTGCTGCTGGAAAAGCGGGATTATCTTTTGACAAATTACTCGATCTGCTCATTGAACTGGGTATAGAGGATCATAAAAAAAAGCAACGAAGAGATAAGGAGATTATATGA
- the purD gene encoding phosphoribosylamine--glycine ligase, whose amino-acid sequence MKILVIGSGGREHALVWKIAQSPKVKKIFCAPGNAGIADMAALVPIGAEDINKIAAFAKKEKIDLTIVGPEAPLSSGIVDRFEAEGLKIFGPTKMAARLESSKSFAKSLMEKYKIPTAAGQTFTSFQKAEAYIQKAGAPLVVKADGLAAGKGVILCGTINEAVKALNLIMKEHAFGAAGKKVVIEEYLTGEEASFIAFSDGKNLLALPSSQDHKTVFDNDKGPNTGGMGAYSPAPIIDRYLHRKIMDEIMKPIVRAMALDGNPYKGFLYAGLMIDRDQIKVLEFNVRLGDPEAQPLLMRIKSDIVPIMEAVIDGRLDTCSMEIDPRTSVCVIMASGGYPGSYKKGLNITGIDKAQRMRDLFVFHSGTEIKEKKVIATGGRVLGVTALGDTVKKAISKSYMGVSKIKWNKVHYRKDIGQKALKMLLKTPVAGIVMGSDSDLGVMEEAVAVLKKFGIPFEITVASAHRSPARASDYASSASSRGIKVIIAGAGHAAHLAGIMAANTSLPIIGVPIDSSCLQGFDALLSTAQMPPDVPVATMAIGKPGARNAGIFAAQILAVSEPEIADRLDKFKKEMSAQVDKKAKNLEFY is encoded by the coding sequence ATGAAAATTCTTGTAATAGGCAGCGGAGGTAGAGAACATGCGCTTGTATGGAAAATAGCACAAAGCCCGAAAGTAAAAAAAATATTCTGTGCTCCCGGTAATGCCGGAATTGCTGATATGGCTGCTCTTGTCCCTATTGGAGCCGAAGATATAAATAAAATCGCTGCATTTGCAAAAAAAGAAAAAATTGATTTAACTATAGTAGGCCCTGAAGCTCCATTGTCTTCAGGAATTGTAGATCGTTTTGAAGCAGAGGGGTTAAAAATTTTCGGCCCCACCAAAATGGCAGCAAGACTGGAATCGAGCAAATCTTTTGCAAAGTCGTTGATGGAGAAATATAAAATACCCACAGCAGCAGGCCAAACTTTTACCAGTTTTCAAAAAGCTGAGGCATACATACAAAAAGCAGGGGCGCCCTTAGTAGTCAAGGCGGATGGTTTAGCTGCCGGCAAGGGGGTTATCTTATGCGGCACAATCAATGAGGCTGTTAAGGCTTTAAACCTGATAATGAAGGAACACGCCTTTGGCGCCGCAGGCAAAAAGGTTGTAATAGAAGAGTATCTTACGGGTGAAGAGGCATCCTTTATTGCTTTTTCAGACGGTAAAAATCTGCTTGCTTTGCCATCATCCCAAGATCATAAAACAGTCTTTGATAATGACAAAGGTCCCAATACAGGCGGCATGGGCGCTTACTCTCCTGCCCCGATTATAGACAGATATCTCCACCGAAAAATTATGGACGAGATCATGAAGCCCATTGTCCGTGCAATGGCTTTAGATGGTAATCCATACAAAGGCTTTTTATATGCCGGTCTAATGATCGACAGGGATCAGATTAAAGTTCTGGAGTTTAATGTGCGTCTAGGTGATCCTGAAGCACAGCCACTGTTAATGCGCATAAAATCCGATATTGTGCCGATCATGGAGGCTGTTATAGACGGCAGGCTCGACACATGCAGTATGGAGATCGATCCCAGAACTTCAGTTTGCGTAATTATGGCGTCAGGCGGGTATCCGGGTTCCTATAAAAAAGGTTTAAATATCACCGGGATCGATAAAGCCCAACGTATGAGAGACCTCTTTGTTTTCCATTCCGGAACGGAAATTAAAGAAAAAAAAGTTATTGCAACAGGTGGGCGCGTGCTCGGAGTCACAGCTTTAGGCGACACTGTAAAAAAAGCTATCTCCAAATCCTATATGGGTGTTTCAAAGATAAAATGGAATAAAGTGCACTATCGCAAGGATATAGGGCAAAAGGCCTTAAAGATGCTCCTCAAAACTCCGGTCGCCGGCATAGTAATGGGGAGTGATTCGGATCTGGGGGTTATGGAGGAGGCTGTCGCTGTTTTAAAGAAATTCGGCATACCATTTGAAATAACCGTTGCTTCAGCCCACAGGAGTCCGGCCAGGGCCTCGGATTATGCCTCATCCGCAAGCAGCCGGGGAATAAAGGTTATTATTGCAGGGGCAGGCCACGCAGCGCATCTTGCCGGAATTATGGCTGCAAACACCAGTCTTCCCATTATCGGCGTTCCCATAGATTCTTCCTGTCTTCAGGGCTTTGATGCTCTTCTTTCTACAGCCCAGATGCCTCCTGATGTTCCAGTTGCAACTATGGCCATAGGGAAACCGGGCGCGCGCAATGCCGGCATTTTTGCAGCACAGATACTTGCGGTTTCAGAGCCGGAGATAGCTGACCGGCTGGATAAATTTAAAAAGGAGATGTCTGCTCAAGTAGATAAAAAAGCAAAAAATCTTGAATTTTATTAA
- a CDS encoding L-threonylcarbamoyladenylate synthase, translating into MKPAYNIKKINQYAPDPKLISEAVNIIRKGGIIAFPTKGLYGIGADAFNFKAVKRIFDIKRRPLNKPVLVLINDLKDLDKLVDHVPKTAKLIIDAFWPGNITIVFKAKEVLPENLTAGSGKIGVRLPVHKVSRALVGGINGPITGTSANISGKTGCSNIEDMDISIINKVDLILDAGHLKGGPGSSVIDVTLDPPQILREGEISGKKILNIIDNGVRLFY; encoded by the coding sequence TTGAAACCGGCTTATAATATAAAAAAAATCAACCAGTACGCTCCTGATCCAAAGTTAATCTCCGAAGCTGTTAATATAATCAGGAAAGGGGGCATTATAGCATTTCCCACAAAAGGTCTTTATGGGATTGGTGCGGATGCTTTTAACTTTAAAGCAGTTAAACGGATCTTTGATATAAAGCGGCGTCCATTAAATAAACCTGTTCTTGTGCTGATCAACGATTTGAAGGATTTAGACAAGCTTGTGGATCACGTTCCAAAGACTGCAAAATTAATAATAGATGCATTTTGGCCGGGTAATATAACAATTGTATTTAAGGCTAAAGAAGTGCTGCCGGAAAATCTTACCGCAGGTTCCGGCAAAATAGGCGTCCGTTTACCGGTACACAAGGTTTCGCGCGCACTTGTCGGTGGAATAAATGGACCGATAACCGGCACAAGCGCCAATATTTCAGGAAAAACGGGTTGTTCAAATATTGAAGATATGGATATATCAATAATAAACAAGGTGGATCTGATACTTGATGCAGGACATCTAAAAGGCGGTCCAGGTTCAAGCGTGATTGATGTTACCCTGGATCCGCCTCAAATTTTGCGGGAGGGTGAAATCTCGGGGAAAAAAATTTTAAATATTATTGACAACGGAGTAAGGCTATTTTATTGA
- a CDS encoding cob(I)yrinic acid a,c-diamide adenosyltransferase: MKVYTGGGDKGKTSLFSGERVAKSHERVDAYGDIDELSSYLGALAASIPDSGPDSGQKIIEELYQIQSDLLGVGAILATTPGSSSFGSLTKIGEEKSKALEEAMDRMDAELPPLKTFILPGGHMSSAWAHIARTVCRRAERRMIGLFQESDTADRNATVPEHVQNVLVYINRLSDYLFIVARYCNHIVGTEDVPWKK, encoded by the coding sequence ATGAAAGTATATACAGGCGGTGGAGATAAGGGGAAGACAAGTCTTTTCAGCGGTGAGCGTGTGGCAAAAAGCCATGAACGCGTGGATGCCTATGGCGATATTGACGAGCTTAGCTCTTATCTGGGAGCATTGGCTGCATCAATACCTGATTCAGGACCTGATTCGGGACAAAAAATTATTGAAGAACTTTATCAGATCCAGTCGGATTTGCTTGGTGTGGGAGCTATACTTGCAACTACTCCGGGGTCATCTTCCTTTGGATCTCTAACAAAAATTGGTGAAGAGAAAAGCAAAGCCCTTGAAGAGGCTATGGATCGTATGGATGCCGAACTGCCGCCGCTCAAGACTTTTATTCTTCCCGGAGGGCACATGTCGTCCGCATGGGCGCATATCGCCAGAACTGTATGCCGAAGAGCGGAAAGGCGAATGATAGGGCTTTTCCAGGAATCTGATACTGCCGACAGAAACGCAACGGTTCCGGAACATGTTCAAAATGTGCTTGTTTACATTAATCGGCTGTCTGATTATCTATTTATAGTTGCACGATACTGTAACCATATAGTCGGCACTGAAGATGTTCCATGGAAAAAGTGA
- a CDS encoding type II toxin-antitoxin system RelE family toxin has protein sequence MAGYRVFFRKSVEKDFSIIPEKDVKRILNRIKALEKNPRPPGSEKLTGQERYRLRQGRYRIVYSIQDDELTVWVVKVGHRKDIYR, from the coding sequence ATGGCCGGATATAGGGTGTTTTTCAGGAAATCCGTGGAGAAAGATTTTTCTATCATTCCGGAAAAGGATGTGAAGAGAATCCTCAATCGTATTAAAGCCCTTGAAAAAAATCCCCGACCTCCAGGCAGCGAAAAATTGACTGGACAAGAAAGGTATCGTCTGCGGCAGGGACGATACCGAATTGTCTATTCAATTCAGGATGATGAACTTACTGTGTGGGTTGTGAAAGTTGGTCATCGAAAAGATATTTATCGCTGA
- a CDS encoding BrnT family toxin, whose amino-acid sequence MVQFEWDPAKATMNLRKHSIAFREAATVLRDPIFDPDHSDEEDRLITFGFSTAGRLLMIAHTERRERISIISARRLTRAEREAYEEEIQRRQR is encoded by the coding sequence ATGGTACAATTCGAATGGGACCCTGCCAAAGCAACAATGAACTTGAGGAAGCACAGCATTGCTTTTCGAGAGGCTGCTACTGTCTTGAGGGACCCTATTTTTGATCCTGATCATTCTGATGAGGAAGATCGGCTCATAACCTTTGGATTCTCGACTGCAGGTAGGCTTCTGATGATAGCCCATACTGAGCGTAGAGAGAGAATCAGCATCATAAGTGCACGACGACTTACCCGTGCAGAGCGAGAGGCATATGAAGAAGAAATCCAAAGACGACAAAGGTGA
- a CDS encoding slipin family protein has protein sequence MYYLILVIPIILFLWAAIKILNEYERGVIFRLGRVIKAKGPGLIILIPVVDWMVRVSMRLVAMDVDPQDVITRDNVSVKVNAVIYFRVIEPIKAVVEVENYSYAMSQLAQTTLRSVCGQAELDELLAKRDKINSELQEILDTHTDPWGIKVATVEIKHIDLPQEMQRSMAKQAEAERELRAKVINAEGEFQAADRLTKAAQIIQDYPTALQLRYLQTMREMSAEKNTTIIFPFPIDMFKPFFDLIDKKSGMNS, from the coding sequence ATGTACTATCTTATCTTAGTGATTCCCATCATCCTTTTTCTTTGGGCGGCCATAAAAATTTTAAACGAATATGAACGGGGTGTGATATTCAGGCTGGGTCGAGTCATCAAGGCCAAAGGTCCCGGCCTCATCATCCTGATCCCGGTTGTGGACTGGATGGTAAGGGTGAGCATGCGCCTGGTTGCCATGGATGTGGATCCGCAGGATGTTATTACCAGAGACAATGTCTCCGTAAAGGTAAACGCTGTTATCTATTTCCGTGTCATTGAACCGATCAAAGCCGTCGTTGAAGTGGAGAATTACAGCTATGCCATGTCCCAGCTGGCCCAAACGACCTTAAGAAGCGTCTGCGGTCAGGCGGAACTGGATGAACTGCTGGCAAAGAGGGATAAAATCAATTCAGAGCTCCAGGAAATCCTCGACACCCACACCGATCCCTGGGGAATCAAGGTGGCCACCGTAGAAATCAAACACATCGACCTACCCCAGGAAATGCAGCGTTCAATGGCCAAGCAGGCGGAAGCGGAACGGGAACTGCGTGCCAAGGTGATCAATGCAGAGGGCGAATTCCAGGCAGCCGACAGGCTGACGAAAGCAGCACAGATCATTCAGGATTATCCCACGGCATTGCAGCTTCGCTACCTTCAAACCATGCGCGAAATGTCGGCCGAGAAGAATACCACCATCATCTTCCCTTTTCCAATAGATATGTTTAAGCCTTTTTTTGATTTAATAGACAAGAAGTCTGGTATGAATTCGTGA
- a CDS encoding NfeD family protein gives MLISGFFVFVAGLVFKSQRSKSKTGAEGLVGETGVVKKKISPEGKVFVHGELWNAVSDVPIHVGTKVQVMNVENLVIKVKPAE, from the coding sequence ATGCTCATTTCAGGATTTTTTGTTTTTGTTGCCGGCCTGGTGTTTAAATCCCAGCGATCAAAGTCTAAAACCGGTGCAGAGGGACTGGTGGGCGAGACAGGGGTGGTGAAAAAAAAGATCTCTCCGGAAGGTAAGGTATTTGTACATGGAGAGCTCTGGAATGCCGTTTCCGATGTTCCTATTCATGTGGGAACCAAAGTACAGGTGATGAATGTGGAAAACCTTGTTATAAAAGTCAAACCGGCGGAATGA